Proteins co-encoded in one Kutzneria chonburiensis genomic window:
- a CDS encoding peptidase E, giving the protein MAADQPTIVATSGGWVRGERTELEFGPLIRLALDLSGATGRPRLCHVGTANGDSRGTNAMVNEAGRVAGVEVSNLNLFPMPPTEDLAGFVLDHDVVWVNGGSVANLLAVWQVHGLGEVMHAAWEAGVVLGGVSAGSICWYTGGVTDSFGPNLRVVTNGLGLLPYSSGVHLDSEEQRRPTIHEAVASGKLTDTHCTDDGAGLVYHGTELVEAVSERKRGGAYLVRRNEASGEVVETAFDVRRL; this is encoded by the coding sequence ATGGCAGCCGATCAACCGACCATCGTGGCGACCTCGGGCGGATGGGTCCGCGGCGAGCGGACCGAGCTGGAGTTCGGGCCGCTGATCCGGCTCGCCCTGGACCTGTCCGGGGCGACCGGCCGACCGCGGCTGTGCCACGTCGGCACGGCCAACGGGGACAGCCGCGGCACCAACGCGATGGTGAACGAGGCCGGCCGGGTCGCCGGCGTCGAGGTGTCCAACCTGAACCTGTTCCCGATGCCGCCGACCGAGGACCTGGCCGGTTTCGTGCTCGACCACGACGTGGTGTGGGTCAACGGCGGCTCGGTGGCCAACCTGCTCGCGGTCTGGCAGGTGCACGGCCTCGGCGAGGTGATGCACGCGGCCTGGGAGGCCGGCGTCGTGCTCGGCGGGGTCTCAGCCGGCTCGATCTGCTGGTACACCGGCGGCGTGACCGACTCGTTCGGCCCGAACCTGCGGGTCGTGACGAACGGCCTCGGGCTGCTGCCCTACTCCAGCGGCGTGCACCTGGACTCCGAGGAGCAGCGCCGACCGACGATTCACGAGGCCGTGGCGTCGGGAAAGCTGACCGACACGCACTGCACCGACGACGGCGCCGGCCTCGTCTACCACGGCACCGAGCTGGTCGAGGCCGTCTCGGAGCGCAAGCGCGGCGGCGCCTACCTGGTGCGCCGAAATGAGGCGAGCGGCGAGGTCGTCGAGACGGCCTTCGACGTCCGTCGCCTCTGA